A stretch of the Janthinobacterium sp. B9-8 genome encodes the following:
- a CDS encoding SDR family NAD(P)-dependent oxidoreductase: MFASLNPPIRQWREQRVWLIGASSGIGAALARDLIGKGARVALSSRSESRLQQVAAASEQVQIIPFDVADAAAWPGAFQQIQSAWEGVDLVVFCAADYRPERSWEVKAAQVERTLAVNLASVYFGLETILPDLLARQAGSVAVIASVAGYMGLPNASVYGPSKAALINLAELLYADLHPRGLGVYLINPGFVKTELTAKNKFSMPALQTPEQAASAILQGMEQGRFEIHFPRRFTLAMKCLQRLPYRWRFSLLQRLV; the protein is encoded by the coding sequence ATGTTTGCCAGCCTTAATCCACCAATCAGGCAATGGCGCGAGCAGCGTGTATGGCTGATTGGCGCTTCCAGCGGCATTGGTGCGGCGCTGGCCCGTGATTTAATCGGCAAAGGCGCGCGCGTGGCTTTAAGCTCGCGCAGCGAAAGCCGGCTGCAGCAAGTGGCCGCGGCCAGCGAGCAGGTGCAGATTATCCCCTTTGATGTGGCCGATGCAGCCGCCTGGCCCGGCGCTTTTCAGCAGATACAAAGCGCATGGGAAGGGGTTGATCTGGTGGTGTTTTGCGCCGCTGATTACCGGCCCGAGCGCAGCTGGGAAGTCAAAGCCGCACAGGTAGAGCGCACACTGGCGGTGAATTTAGCCAGCGTTTACTTTGGGCTTGAAACCATACTGCCCGATTTACTCGCCAGGCAAGCCGGCAGCGTAGCGGTGATTGCCAGCGTGGCAGGCTATATGGGCTTGCCTAATGCTTCTGTTTACGGCCCGAGCAAAGCTGCGCTGATTAACCTAGCCGAGCTACTCTATGCCGATCTGCACCCGCGTGGCCTTGGCGTGTATCTGATTAATCCGGGCTTTGTAAAAACCGAGCTAACGGCAAAAAATAAATTCAGCATGCCCGCCCTGCAAACACCGGAGCAGGCCGCCAGCGCTATTTTGCAAGGCATGGAGCAAGGCCGTTTTGAAATCCACTTCCCCCGCCGCTTTACACTGGCGATGAAATGCCTACAAAGATTGCCCTATCGCTGGCGTTTTTCCTTGCTGCAGCGATTGGTGTGA
- the mgtE gene encoding magnesium transporter, translating to MTIVTRKQQESLQESLQQVVRLLDRHRLVEDMVHRQDMAKHELVEQLVHKQNLVELQKKLASLHPADVAHILEALPLFDRLLVWELVKSEHDGEILLEVSDAVRESLLADMENYEIIAAAEHLDADELADLVPDLSNEVRSELLGGLDDEERAQLQSALSYTDDEVGSLMDFEMVTIRDDVTLEVVLRYLRRFDELPNHTDKLFVVDHEQMLKGVLAINHLLVSDPDLTVHDAMATDVVTFRGHDDAGDAAQAFERYDLVSAPVVDSNHKVIGRLTVDMMVDVIREESDAEVLSLAGLKEEDLFSSVWKSAKNRWPWLAVNICTAFIASRVIGAFEETITHLVALAALMPIVSGIGGNTGTQTITLIIRGLALGQINPSNSGRLIGKELVIALLNGLVWGTVLGFIAWLLYRQVSLGVVMMAAMMLNLLVAALVGILVPLTMQKLGRDPAYGSSVLLTATTDSMGFFIFLGLASIFLM from the coding sequence ATGACGATAGTCACCCGCAAACAGCAAGAAAGCCTACAAGAAAGCTTGCAACAGGTAGTACGCCTGTTGGATAGGCATCGTCTGGTTGAAGACATGGTGCATCGTCAGGATATGGCCAAGCACGAGCTGGTAGAGCAGCTGGTGCATAAGCAGAATCTAGTTGAGTTGCAAAAGAAGCTGGCGAGTTTGCACCCTGCCGACGTGGCGCATATCTTAGAGGCCTTGCCTTTATTTGATCGTTTGCTGGTATGGGAGTTGGTGAAGTCTGAGCATGACGGTGAGATCTTGTTGGAAGTATCCGATGCAGTGCGTGAATCGCTGCTGGCCGATATGGAAAACTATGAAATTATCGCCGCTGCCGAGCATTTAGATGCCGACGAGCTGGCTGATTTGGTGCCGGATTTATCCAATGAAGTGCGTTCTGAATTATTGGGCGGCTTGGATGATGAAGAGCGGGCGCAGCTGCAATCGGCGCTCTCTTATACCGATGATGAAGTCGGCTCCTTAATGGATTTTGAAATGGTGACCATCAGAGATGATGTCACCTTAGAAGTGGTGCTGCGCTATTTACGCCGCTTTGACGAGCTGCCTAATCACACCGATAAATTATTTGTGGTTGATCACGAGCAAATGCTTAAAGGCGTGCTGGCGATCAATCATCTGCTGGTTTCCGATCCTGATTTAACGGTGCACGACGCGATGGCCACCGATGTAGTGACTTTTCGCGGGCATGATGATGCAGGGGATGCGGCACAGGCGTTTGAGCGTTATGACTTAGTCTCGGCTCCTGTGGTTGATTCCAATCACAAGGTGATCGGCCGTCTGACGGTGGATATGATGGTGGACGTGATTCGTGAAGAATCCGACGCTGAAGTTTTGTCGCTAGCGGGTTTGAAAGAAGAAGACCTATTTTCCAGCGTGTGGAAATCCGCTAAAAACCGCTGGCCTTGGCTGGCGGTAAATATTTGTACCGCCTTTATCGCCAGCCGCGTGATTGGCGCTTTTGAAGAAACCATTACCCATTTAGTGGCGCTGGCCGCATTGATGCCGATTGTGTCGGGCATTGGCGGCAATACCGGTACGCAAACCATTACCCTGATTATTCGCGGCCTGGCCTTGGGCCAAATTAATCCCAGTAATTCAGGGCGTTTAATTGGTAAAGAGCTGGTGATTGCGCTGCTAAATGGCTTGGTATGGGGCACGGTGCTGGGCTTTATTGCATGGCTCTTGTATCGCCAAGTTTCGCTGGGCGTGGTGATGATGGCGGCGATGATGCTGAATTTACTCGTGGCTGCCTTGGTTGGGATTTTAGTGCCGCTGACGATGCAAAAGTTAGGACGAGATCCTGCTTATGGTTCATCGGTATTGCTGACCGCCACGACAGATTCAATGGGATTCTTTATTTTCCTCGGGTTGGCATCGATATTTTTGATGTGA
- a CDS encoding voltage-gated chloride channel family protein, translated as MSLSKIQEKLAVLRAILRWLLLAVLVGILAGTASAFFLFSLEWATAQRLANPWLLAGLPLAGAMVGWFYWRFGKQVEAGNNLLIDEINDPQKIIPLRMAPLVLGGTVVSHLFGASVGREGTAVQMGAALADQLTRLFRLKNGDRRLLLMAGISAGFASVFGTPLAGAIFGFEVLAIGRMRVDAIWPCLVAAVVADQIGILWGVQHTHYLIGAIPAISLWVLGAVLLAGAIFGVVARSFANATHLLATGMKKLIHYPPLRPFVGGLVIALAAWFLGAERYLGLGIPTIVESFQHPMAQYDFAAKFAFTVASLGSGFKGGEVTPLFYIGATLGNVLAPVLNLNFAFLAGLGFVAVFAGAANTPIASTLMAMEMFGAEIGVYAALACVVSYLFSGHTGIYRSQRIVHGKYRVVPEGIKLSEIAAYRALKK; from the coding sequence ATGAGCCTTTCTAAAATACAGGAAAAATTGGCCGTACTGCGGGCAATCCTCAGGTGGCTCTTGCTGGCCGTGCTGGTTGGTATTCTTGCGGGTACGGCGTCGGCGTTTTTTTTGTTTTCTTTAGAATGGGCCACGGCGCAACGTTTAGCTAACCCTTGGCTACTGGCGGGTTTACCCTTGGCGGGGGCGATGGTTGGCTGGTTTTATTGGCGCTTTGGTAAACAGGTTGAGGCAGGCAATAATCTGCTGATTGATGAGATTAATGATCCGCAAAAAATCATTCCACTTCGCATGGCGCCTTTGGTGTTAGGCGGCACGGTGGTTTCGCATTTATTTGGCGCATCGGTGGGGCGCGAAGGCACGGCGGTGCAAATGGGCGCGGCGCTGGCCGATCAGCTCACCCGACTCTTCCGGTTAAAAAATGGTGACCGGCGCTTACTCCTAATGGCGGGGATTAGCGCGGGTTTTGCCTCCGTTTTTGGTACTCCCTTGGCGGGCGCTATTTTTGGCTTTGAAGTGCTAGCAATTGGCCGCATGCGAGTCGATGCTATCTGGCCCTGTCTTGTTGCAGCGGTGGTGGCCGATCAGATCGGCATCTTGTGGGGTGTGCAGCATACGCATTATTTAATTGGGGCGATTCCCGCCATTAGCCTTTGGGTATTGGGCGCAGTCTTGCTGGCCGGCGCTATTTTTGGCGTGGTGGCACGTAGCTTTGCCAATGCCACCCATCTGCTTGCCACTGGTATGAAAAAGCTCATCCATTACCCGCCACTACGCCCCTTCGTAGGTGGTCTTGTAATCGCCTTGGCGGCTTGGTTTTTAGGCGCAGAGCGTTATCTGGGCTTGGGCATCCCCACGATTGTGGAATCCTTTCAGCATCCTATGGCTCAGTACGATTTTGCCGCGAAGTTTGCTTTTACCGTGGCCTCATTGGGGAGTGGTTTTAAGGGCGGTGAAGTCACCCCCTTATTTTATATTGGCGCGACTTTAGGCAATGTATTAGCTCCTGTTTTGAATCTGAATTTTGCCTTTTTAGCCGGCCTAGGTTTTGTTGCGGTATTCGCCGGAGCCGCCAATACGCCGATTGCCTCTACCCTGATGGCGATGGAAATGTTTGGTGCTGAAATCGGCGTTTATGCAGCATTAGCCTGCGTGGTGAGCTATTTATTCTCTGGGCACACAGGAATTTATCGCTCGCAACGCATTGTGCACGGTAAATACCGGGTTGTTCCTGAAGGCATTAAACTCAGTGAAATAGCGGCTTATCGTGCTTTAAAAAAGTGA
- a CDS encoding bifunctional diguanylate cyclase/phosphodiesterase yields MMTFSFQRLSIRAQLFLLTLAIALPFVGILAWFLIHDLQHVEKKAYEKVRIVANNTAADIAKRLQKSNTTLARIASRPQVKALDPQHCDPILTEFIQLYPEYTTLAVRDRQAKAICSFLAHPPPPSQIGQFAWFIETLKHQRFTVSDANIGSSSGRWISVLAQPIFSDQGTLIGLLALPMDLLKLSDDLFSSVPENAVVTVIGKNKAVVLRSHQAAAFIGKAAPAAATSITKAEGFVVFSDSDGASRLNAFMAIPNTQWRVFAGIPQSIVFAEYKQTLWRSLGIGFSSLIFALLLAWRISSAIIRPISTLSETAAKIEKGDTLARASIDGPVEIEAVARQFNQMLDAWQYSEAIRNEAALHTQTILDNMVDAVITINLYGKIESFSKTASAIFGYSSAEVIGHNISMLMPEPHRSHHDAYLQHYHHTGEARIIGLLREVEGQRKDGSHFPMSLSVSKITHADKTTFIGLVRDITQHRKDEQEIRRLAFYDPLTGLANRRLLADRLKQARITASRSNQHGALMFLDLDYFKQLNDNLGHDLGDLLLQQVAARLLECVRESDSVARLGGDEFVVLLEALSNHAHEAVTQTELIASKIMETLALPYSLNEHVYSSTPSIGIVLFMEEHESMEELLKKADVAMYQAKSAGRNTVRFFDPVMQAAAVAHDELVKDLRRGFTEQEFVLQYQIQVDENDETTGAEALVRWKHPQRGLVPPVEFIPLAEETGLILPLGQWVLETACAQLREWAKDPDTNGWSMAVNVSALQFAQASFVEQISNAIQKTGVNPRRLKLELTESMLVSDIADIIKKMNVLKKQGVRFSLDDFGTGYSSLSNLKQLPLDQLKIDQSFVQDILSDPSDAIIARAIIVLGHSLGLKVIAEGVETAGQRDFLSVIGCVAFQGNYFGLPVFAHELNTKPGGPQDAI; encoded by the coding sequence ATGATGACGTTCTCTTTTCAACGCCTTTCTATTCGCGCTCAGTTATTTTTGCTGACGTTGGCCATTGCCTTGCCCTTTGTTGGGATATTGGCGTGGTTTTTAATTCATGATTTACAGCATGTAGAAAAAAAAGCCTACGAGAAAGTCAGAATCGTGGCAAATAATACCGCAGCAGATATTGCTAAGCGCTTACAAAAGTCAAATACAACGCTGGCTCGTATCGCGAGCAGGCCGCAGGTCAAAGCGCTTGACCCCCAACATTGCGATCCTATCCTTACAGAATTCATCCAGCTTTATCCTGAGTACACCACGCTTGCTGTGCGCGATCGCCAGGCTAAAGCCATTTGCTCTTTTCTGGCTCACCCGCCGCCCCCTAGTCAAATAGGGCAATTTGCTTGGTTTATCGAAACGCTAAAACACCAGCGTTTTACCGTTAGCGATGCCAATATAGGCAGCTCTTCTGGCCGCTGGATATCGGTATTAGCACAGCCGATCTTTAGCGATCAGGGCACACTTATTGGCCTGCTGGCCTTGCCGATGGATCTGCTCAAGCTAAGCGATGATTTATTTAGCTCTGTACCGGAAAATGCCGTTGTGACTGTTATCGGCAAAAATAAAGCCGTGGTACTGCGCTCTCATCAAGCCGCCGCTTTTATTGGTAAAGCGGCCCCTGCTGCGGCCACTTCGATCACAAAAGCAGAAGGCTTTGTTGTGTTCAGCGACTCAGACGGCGCCTCCCGTCTCAATGCTTTTATGGCGATTCCTAATACCCAATGGCGAGTATTTGCAGGCATTCCGCAGAGCATTGTTTTTGCCGAATACAAGCAAACTCTCTGGCGCAGCCTTGGCATTGGCTTTAGCTCTCTGATCTTTGCACTGCTGCTTGCCTGGCGTATCAGCAGTGCGATCATCAGGCCAATTAGCACACTCTCAGAAACAGCCGCCAAAATCGAAAAAGGCGATACCTTGGCCAGAGCAAGCATTGATGGCCCTGTTGAGATCGAAGCGGTTGCCAGGCAATTTAATCAAATGCTCGATGCCTGGCAGTACAGTGAAGCCATCCGCAATGAAGCCGCGCTACATACGCAGACCATCCTGGACAATATGGTGGATGCCGTTATCACAATTAATTTATACGGCAAAATCGAATCATTTAGTAAAACAGCCAGCGCCATCTTTGGCTACAGCAGTGCAGAGGTGATCGGGCACAATATTTCTATGCTGATGCCAGAGCCGCACCGCAGCCATCATGATGCCTATCTGCAGCACTATCATCACACCGGAGAGGCCCGCATTATCGGCCTGCTGCGAGAGGTGGAAGGACAGCGTAAAGACGGCTCGCATTTCCCAATGAGCCTGTCGGTTTCTAAAATCACCCATGCCGATAAAACCACGTTTATCGGGCTAGTGCGTGATATCACCCAACACCGCAAAGACGAGCAAGAAATTCGCCGCCTCGCTTTTTATGATCCGCTAACCGGCTTAGCCAATCGCCGTTTACTGGCAGATCGCCTCAAGCAAGCCAGAATCACTGCCTCCCGCAGCAATCAACATGGCGCGCTGATGTTTTTGGATTTAGATTACTTTAAACAGCTCAATGACAACCTAGGCCATGATCTTGGCGATCTCTTACTACAGCAAGTAGCGGCTAGGCTGCTCGAATGCGTACGGGAAAGTGATAGCGTTGCTAGGCTCGGCGGCGATGAATTTGTGGTTCTACTCGAAGCCTTAAGTAACCACGCGCATGAAGCCGTTACGCAAACTGAATTAATCGCCAGCAAGATTATGGAAACATTGGCGCTTCCCTATTCCCTTAACGAGCACGTTTACTCCAGCACGCCCAGTATTGGCATTGTTTTATTTATGGAAGAACATGAAAGCATGGAAGAACTGCTCAAAAAAGCAGACGTTGCCATGTATCAGGCCAAAAGTGCTGGCCGCAATACTGTCCGCTTTTTTGACCCCGTCATGCAGGCCGCAGCCGTCGCTCATGATGAATTGGTTAAAGACCTGCGCCGGGGCTTTACCGAGCAAGAATTCGTTTTGCAATACCAGATTCAAGTTGATGAGAATGACGAAACCACGGGCGCTGAAGCCTTGGTGCGCTGGAAGCACCCACAAAGAGGCTTAGTGCCCCCTGTAGAATTTATCCCACTGGCCGAAGAAACCGGGCTGATTTTACCGCTAGGACAATGGGTACTGGAAACCGCCTGTGCTCAGTTACGAGAATGGGCCAAAGATCCTGATACCAACGGATGGAGCATGGCGGTAAATGTGAGCGCCCTGCAATTTGCCCAAGCCAGCTTTGTTGAACAGATCAGCAACGCCATACAAAAAACGGGCGTAAACCCGCGCCGGCTTAAGCTTGAGCTAACCGAAAGCATGCTGGTCAGCGATATAGCAGACATCATTAAAAAAATGAATGTATTAAAAAAACAAGGCGTGCGCTTTTCGCTCGACGACTTTGGCACCGGCTACTCGTCCCTATCTAATCTAAAACAGCTGCCGCTAGACCAACTCAAAATCGATCAATCCTTTGTACAGGATATTTTGTCCGATCCAAGCGACGCCATTATTGCCCGTGCGATTATTGTGCTAGGCCATAGCCTGGGGCTAAAAGTGATTGCTGAAGGCGTAGAAACAGCGGGCCAGCGAGATTTTCTATCCGTTATCGGCTGTGTGGCCTTTCAAGGAAACTACTTTGGCTTGCCTGTATTTGCCCATGAATTAAACACCAAGCCCGGCGGCCCCCAAGATGCTATTTAA
- a CDS encoding MFS transporter, with protein MKPALAYGLLGLPLAMAALPVYVHAPAYYAGQLGMALSTTGLVLFLARLVDTVQDPWLGHLIDLKAGRLHGWMLAAGLLLAISFAGLWLPPVQGTALIAWLAVMLIVIYTAHSMLNIAYLAWGARLGNEAALLNAAAWREGAGLIGVVLASIVPGYLMNGQQVEQGMAWYALAFTLLLAAGIVALLYRALPWLGGGEKQSWREPLANPAFKRILLPYFLNAVSVAIPATLALFYIRDRIEAPQLSGAFLAAYFVAAALGLPLWVRLATKIGTAKAWRLGMILAVIAFVGAALLSAGDVVAYALVCILAGLALGADLALPPVLLAGLISPQHSAASYYGIWTLLGKLALALSGLALPLLALGGYQPGVTGLGGLSLALTYAALPCAIKLLAMWRLNLVIAATQWKPKS; from the coding sequence GTGAAGCCCGCGCTGGCCTATGGCCTGCTGGGCTTGCCGCTGGCGATGGCGGCCTTACCGGTTTATGTACACGCACCGGCCTATTACGCTGGGCAACTGGGAATGGCCTTATCCACCACGGGTTTGGTGTTGTTTCTGGCAAGATTGGTGGACACCGTCCAAGACCCGTGGCTAGGGCATCTCATTGATTTAAAGGCAGGGCGCTTGCACGGCTGGATGCTCGCTGCTGGCCTGTTACTGGCGATTTCTTTTGCCGGTTTGTGGTTGCCACCGGTGCAAGGCACTGCACTCATTGCATGGCTGGCGGTGATGCTGATTGTCATTTACACCGCGCATAGCATGCTGAATATCGCCTATCTGGCGTGGGGAGCAAGGCTGGGGAATGAGGCTGCACTGCTCAATGCGGCTGCTTGGCGCGAAGGTGCAGGGCTGATTGGCGTGGTGCTGGCAAGCATAGTGCCGGGATATTTGATGAACGGGCAGCAGGTGGAGCAAGGCATGGCTTGGTATGCCCTAGCGTTTACCCTATTACTGGCTGCGGGCATCGTAGCGCTGCTGTATCGGGCCTTGCCTTGGCTGGGCGGGGGCGAAAAGCAATCTTGGCGTGAGCCGCTGGCCAATCCGGCATTTAAGCGCATATTACTGCCATATTTTTTAAACGCAGTTTCGGTGGCGATTCCAGCCACGCTGGCGCTGTTTTATATCCGCGATCGTATTGAGGCCCCGCAATTATCGGGTGCGTTTTTGGCCGCTTATTTTGTGGCGGCGGCTCTGGGCCTGCCATTGTGGGTAAGGCTAGCCACAAAAATAGGCACGGCAAAGGCGTGGCGTTTGGGCATGATTTTAGCCGTCATCGCTTTTGTGGGAGCTGCTTTACTCAGTGCAGGTGACGTGGTGGCCTATGCACTGGTGTGTATCTTGGCCGGTCTGGCACTTGGGGCTGATTTAGCCCTGCCACCGGTGTTATTGGCTGGCTTGATTTCACCTCAGCATTCAGCCGCCAGCTATTACGGCATTTGGACACTACTGGGCAAGTTGGCCCTCGCCCTCTCTGGCCTCGCCTTGCCCTTACTCGCTTTGGGTGGCTATCAGCCGGGAGTGACGGGGCTGGGCGGATTAAGCCTTGCGCTGACTTATGCAGCCTTACCCTGCGCGATTAAATTGCTGGCAATGTGGCGTTTAAATTTGGTGATTGCTGCTACGCAATGGAAACCCAAATCTTGA
- the prmC gene encoding peptide chain release factor N(5)-glutamine methyltransferase produces MNYSALLLQSGLDKIDAQVLFSHCTGKNRAWLIGHGQDEVDEAHATAFKPLAARRRAGEPVAYIVGMREFFGRDFVVNPSVLIPRPDTELLVELVLERAGEGARVLDLGTGSGCIPITLKLERLDLDVSAVDLSPAALIVAQTNASQLDAAIRFFQSDWYQALGDACFDVIVSNPPYIEQNDHHLSEGDLRFEPRSALSDEGDGLVHIRSIIAGARSRLSANGWLLFEHGWDQSAVCRALLDEAGFDEVQSWRDLSGIERVTGGRCLLS; encoded by the coding sequence ATGAATTATTCGGCGTTATTGCTGCAAAGTGGTTTGGATAAGATTGATGCACAAGTTTTGTTTAGCCATTGCACTGGTAAAAACCGTGCATGGTTAATTGGCCATGGTCAGGATGAGGTCGATGAGGCCCATGCCACTGCTTTTAAGCCACTGGCGGCGCGCAGACGGGCTGGCGAGCCGGTGGCGTATATCGTGGGCATGCGAGAATTCTTTGGTCGTGATTTTGTAGTTAACCCAAGTGTGCTTATCCCTAGGCCTGATACCGAGCTATTAGTTGAGCTGGTTTTAGAGCGAGCAGGTGAGGGCGCGCGGGTACTTGATCTGGGAACCGGCTCTGGTTGTATTCCGATTACCTTGAAATTGGAGCGGCTGGATTTAGATGTGAGCGCGGTAGATTTATCCCCTGCCGCTCTAATTGTTGCCCAGACTAATGCCAGCCAGTTGGATGCAGCGATTCGCTTTTTTCAATCTGACTGGTATCAGGCTTTGGGTGATGCCTGCTTTGATGTGATCGTGTCTAATCCGCCTTATATTGAGCAAAACGATCATCATTTAAGCGAAGGTGATTTACGCTTTGAGCCGCGCAGTGCCTTAAGTGACGAAGGTGATGGCTTGGTGCATATCCGTAGCATTATTGCAGGAGCACGTAGTCGATTAAGTGCGAATGGTTGGCTATTGTTTGAACATGGCTGGGATCAGTCGGCGGTTTGCCGGGCCTTGCTCGATGAGGCTGGCTTTGATGAAGTACAAAGCTGGCGTGATTTATCAGGTATAGAACGAGTTACGGGCGGGCGTTGCTTGCTATCGTAG
- a CDS encoding DUF3833 domain-containing protein, translated as MKSLLIMFCFLLSACAGPDVRHYQQQQPALDLVQFFSGQTEAWGTFQKRDGEVVKRFHVLLTGTQQGDRFVLDEDFTYSDGSKQKRVWTLRQQAGGRWTGTADDIKGEAQGQIAGNALNWKYTMLLPVDGSVYEVQFDDWMFLIDQKTMINRASMSKFGWQLGEVTLFFRKKD; from the coding sequence ATGAAATCCCTGTTAATTATGTTTTGCTTTCTGCTCAGTGCTTGCGCCGGGCCGGATGTGCGCCATTACCAGCAGCAGCAGCCTGCCTTAGATTTAGTGCAGTTTTTTAGCGGCCAGACAGAAGCATGGGGCACGTTTCAAAAGCGTGATGGTGAAGTGGTCAAGCGTTTTCATGTGCTGCTGACTGGCACTCAGCAAGGGGATCGCTTTGTGCTGGATGAAGATTTTACTTATAGCGATGGCAGTAAGCAAAAACGCGTTTGGACTTTACGCCAGCAAGCGGGTGGCCGGTGGACGGGCACAGCGGATGATATTAAAGGCGAGGCGCAAGGGCAGATTGCAGGCAATGCGCTGAACTGGAAATACACCATGCTGCTGCCGGTAGATGGCTCGGTTTATGAAGTGCAGTTTGATGACTGGATGTTTTTAATTGATCAGAAAACCATGATAAACCGCGCCAGCATGAGCAAATTTGGCTGGCAGCTGGGTGAAGTTACGCTGTTTTTCCGCAAAAAGGATTAG
- a CDS encoding DUF2491 family protein, which translates to MGWKDVFTYGSKLLGKEEERQDAGLPLGARIGSLITLQMSPFIRANANGSVIEAPANLSMLIQAVSRVKINLSGHLYRLYIETGNDETPEKFVQVFQNQAGVVEEIMYCTRLTRIFPASAEDQEAFTGEAGYGLGCQSYALAREQFVELGYGDSRIEEIFGEQEQLEYQRDAGSAEAEFVSPFTGSEVRIDDAMGVKGLSQKIYFMPYVRQLASGSEYLLISTEVVTSEDGDYSKRAIHVDFMIGLPLELERITVQ; encoded by the coding sequence ATGGGCTGGAAAGATGTTTTTACATATGGCTCTAAATTATTAGGCAAAGAAGAAGAGCGCCAAGATGCGGGCTTGCCACTGGGGGCCAGAATTGGCAGCCTGATTACTTTGCAAATGTCGCCTTTTATACGCGCCAATGCTAATGGCTCGGTGATTGAAGCGCCTGCAAATTTAAGTATGCTGATTCAAGCGGTAAGCCGGGTAAAAATCAATTTATCTGGCCATTTATATCGCCTCTATATTGAAACTGGCAATGATGAAACGCCTGAGAAATTTGTGCAGGTCTTTCAAAACCAAGCCGGTGTAGTAGAAGAAATCATGTATTGCACGCGCTTAACCCGTATTTTCCCGGCTAGCGCTGAGGATCAAGAGGCTTTTACCGGCGAAGCGGGCTATGGTTTGGGTTGCCAGAGCTATGCCTTGGCGCGCGAGCAGTTTGTGGAGCTGGGCTACGGTGATAGCAGAATCGAGGAGATCTTTGGCGAGCAGGAGCAGCTGGAATATCAGCGTGATGCAGGCAGCGCAGAGGCTGAGTTTGTCTCTCCTTTTACTGGCTCGGAAGTGCGGATTGATGATGCGATGGGGGTGAAGGGCCTAAGCCAGAAAATATACTTTATGCCCTATGTACGCCAATTAGCCAGCGGCTCAGAATACCTATTAATTAGTACAGAAGTAGTGACAAGCGAAGATGGCGATTATTCAAAACGCGCCATTCACGTTGATTTTATGATTGGTTTACCTTTAGAGCTGGAACGAATCACCGTGCAGTAA
- a CDS encoding nuclear transport factor 2 family protein — translation MLLDEMLKWYEAISPQNLHEIERFYSADAWFKDPFNEVNGAVDIRRIFAHMFETTQKPRFVMRDRVLQGEMVFITWDFVFGLQGKAYSVHGASHLKLNAQGQVCYHRDYWDAAEELFQKLPVIGMPIRWLRRQFALKDLR, via the coding sequence ATGCTACTTGATGAAATGTTGAAATGGTACGAGGCAATCAGCCCGCAAAATCTACATGAGATCGAGCGTTTTTATAGCGCAGATGCGTGGTTTAAAGACCCGTTTAATGAAGTGAATGGCGCGGTGGATATCCGCCGTATCTTTGCCCATATGTTTGAAACCACACAAAAGCCCCGCTTTGTGATGAGAGATCGCGTATTGCAGGGCGAAATGGTGTTTATTACATGGGATTTCGTCTTTGGGCTGCAAGGCAAGGCGTACAGCGTGCACGGCGCATCGCACCTTAAATTAAACGCACAGGGCCAAGTTTGTTATCACCGCGATTATTGGGATGCGGCCGAAGAGTTGTTTCAGAAGCTGCCGGTAATCGGTATGCCTATACGCTGGTTGCGGCGGCAGTTTGCTTTGAAAGATTTAAGGTAA
- a CDS encoding chalcone isomerase family protein, translating to MWCSSYYKKLASALLLMTLASGTFAASWREELPAATPLGSGEFRWLGFRIYTARLWSEQRPFAASAPFALELTYHRSISRERFVSSSLDEIKRLSGTQYSKAQLARWQAEMERAFSDVEIGDQLIGVYLPGVGCRFYGKKGLNAEVADVEFAKAFFAIWLDERSKDSNLRSQLLGQK from the coding sequence ATGTGGTGCAGTTCTTATTACAAAAAACTCGCTAGTGCACTGCTGTTGATGACGCTGGCCAGCGGCACATTTGCCGCCAGCTGGCGGGAAGAGCTGCCTGCAGCTACGCCGCTTGGATCGGGCGAATTCCGCTGGTTGGGTTTTAGGATATATACCGCCCGCTTATGGAGCGAGCAGCGCCCCTTTGCAGCCAGTGCGCCCTTTGCGCTTGAGCTGACTTATCACCGCAGCATTAGCCGCGAGCGTTTTGTCAGCAGCAGCCTTGATGAAATCAAGCGTTTATCCGGAACGCAATACAGCAAGGCGCAGCTGGCTCGCTGGCAGGCCGAAATGGAGCGCGCGTTTAGTGATGTAGAAATCGGCGATCAGCTGATTGGTGTGTATTTGCCCGGTGTGGGTTGCCGTTTTTATGGCAAGAAGGGCTTGAATGCCGAAGTGGCCGATGTCGAATTCGCCAAAGCCTTTTTCGCCATCTGGTTGGATGAGCGCAGTAAAGACAGCAATCTGCGCTCGCAATTATTGGGGCAAAAGTGA